Genomic DNA from candidate division KSB1 bacterium:
AATGATGGCGCATCCGGCGTTGCTGTTTTGTTGGAAGTAGCAAGACACATTCAACTAGCTGAACCCAAATATGGCGTCGATATTGTTCTTTTCGACGGTGAAGATTCCGGGTTGCCGGGTCAGCCGGATTCGTATGCGCTTGGCGCTCAACATTTTGCGAAGAATAAGGATTTTCGCTACCGGCCAAAATTCGGCATTCTTCTTGATATGGTCGGCGATAAAGACCTGCAGATTTATCAGGAAAAAAATTCCGTGAGCTACGCCCCCCAAATTGTTGAACGGATCTGGGACCGCGCTCAAGGGCTTGGTTCATCATCTTTTTTTGCTTCATCAGGTTATCAGGTTACTGATGACCACTTGCCTTTATTAAACGTAGGTATCCCTTGTGTGAATCTCATTGATTTTGATTATGAATATTGGCATACGCTCGCCGATACGCCGGACAAATGCAGCCCCGAAAGTTTAGCCGAAGTTGGCCGGCTTGTTTTAAGTTTATTATATGAAGATTAATTTTACCCTTAGCCAACCCGGAGAAGCCGGAACCATACAGGACAGAGATAAAAGCGCAGGCAAAGTCGCAGAGACGCAAAGTGTTTTTTTGCGGGATTGTGTATGCCTTTATCCTAATTTCAATGTACCCTTACTAAAGTGATAGCATTCAGAGAATTGTTCCTAGTTGGAAGAAAATTTTCTTTTTTTATTTTTCTCTGCGTCATCTTTGCGCCCCTTCGGCGTTGCTCAGGACAGGCTTCGCGCCTCTGCGTGATATTTTTTTTGTGGGGAGGAGAGTTAATCCTTTCGGGAATATTAGTT
This window encodes:
- a CDS encoding DUF4910 domain-containing protein, yielding MTNVVASFSLQKTERILLCAHWDSRPWADQDPNSENRDQPVLGANDGASGVAVLLEVARHIQLAEPKYGVDIVLFDGEDSGLPGQPDSYALGAQHFAKNKDFRYRPKFGILLDMVGDKDLQIYQEKNSVSYAPQIVERIWDRAQGLGSSSFFASSGYQVTDDHLPLLNVGIPCVNLIDFDYEYWHTLADTPDKCSPESLAEVGRLVLSLLYED